Proteins from a genomic interval of Kitasatospora herbaricolor:
- a CDS encoding TOMM precursor leader peptide-binding protein: MAAYEEIADTRPRVRRDVLFTRTPEGVLFHNAHGGFSLTTKEAYRFASLIVPHLNGRNSVAEICQGLDGTRRSMVVELVRALYKRGFARDAGPAGPAGAPSPAPEVAARFAAQIDYVDHYVGEAGSRFQRFRESRVAVLGDDLTARWCVLSLVRNGCAAVGVAAGVDRPGNGFEEVRTEVAALVAEGCPVSVTLLGGGAAPQPHRTGLGWADLEGFDLVVVTGGPAGLRQLVGLLDAGIPDGRRLLGAWTIGDRAVVGPLMTADTRGCWACAALRLGANTAPDAAAELWSSVGPLAPLDPGGPRIGRPLAAMLGNLLGYEVFRLTTGALPAETDGRLIIQDLDSLDVVAEPLLPHPRCPRCGGTQDAAPDARGADAAVRGGFTDLGTDRPAAPARPAPNDPAGDGRPPADGAAEEDAARAALAELDERAVLVRPNAGVFTAYADDGWNQTPLKIGTVALSVGHGAPREISAFDVHHVAGARLRALYRAAEVYAEHVVPPAGRVTPEEALAGAADRPLVDPRSLGIGAGTGAGAADVPLWAGAGSLLTGGQVLVPAGALRTFGPYNRDRAFEATCAGTGAAGTPAAATARGLLSALAHDALRRTLRGAPAARVDPGLFQDDPELVFLARSAKNLGLELELLELGAGPEQLVPVVLARATDPGTGRDSWAVGSGPRLRGAALEAARDLLGRVQLGRDTAGPAAGRPAAEHPDTGDPMLRELATATLPVGTGAPSDPAAVRTLPEVTARLRALGRDALVAPVAAADLRAGRIAVARVLLTDGPTGAR; the protein is encoded by the coding sequence ATGGCCGCGTACGAGGAGATCGCCGACACCCGCCCACGAGTCCGCCGGGACGTGCTGTTCACCCGGACTCCGGAGGGTGTGCTGTTCCACAACGCCCACGGGGGCTTCAGCCTGACCACCAAGGAGGCGTACCGCTTCGCCTCGCTGATCGTGCCGCACCTGAACGGCCGCAACAGCGTCGCCGAGATCTGCCAGGGGCTGGACGGCACCCGGCGGAGCATGGTGGTGGAGCTGGTCCGGGCCCTCTACAAGCGCGGGTTCGCACGGGACGCCGGCCCGGCCGGCCCGGCCGGCGCACCGTCCCCGGCACCCGAGGTGGCCGCCCGGTTCGCCGCGCAGATCGACTACGTCGACCACTACGTGGGCGAGGCCGGGAGCCGGTTCCAGCGGTTCCGGGAGAGCCGGGTGGCGGTGCTGGGCGACGACCTGACGGCGCGCTGGTGCGTGCTGAGCCTGGTCCGCAACGGCTGCGCGGCCGTGGGCGTGGCGGCGGGCGTCGACCGGCCGGGCAACGGGTTCGAGGAGGTCCGGACGGAGGTCGCGGCCCTGGTGGCCGAGGGCTGCCCGGTCTCGGTCACCCTGCTGGGCGGCGGGGCCGCGCCGCAGCCGCACCGGACCGGCCTGGGCTGGGCCGACCTGGAGGGCTTCGACCTGGTGGTGGTCACCGGCGGCCCGGCCGGGCTGCGGCAACTGGTCGGGCTGCTGGACGCCGGGATCCCGGACGGCCGCCGGCTGCTGGGCGCCTGGACCATCGGCGACCGCGCCGTGGTGGGCCCCCTGATGACGGCGGACACCCGCGGCTGCTGGGCGTGCGCGGCGCTGCGGCTGGGCGCGAACACCGCCCCGGACGCCGCCGCCGAGCTGTGGAGCTCGGTCGGCCCGCTCGCACCGCTCGATCCCGGTGGGCCCCGGATCGGACGGCCGCTCGCCGCGATGCTCGGCAACCTGCTCGGCTACGAGGTGTTCCGTCTCACCACGGGGGCGCTGCCCGCCGAGACCGACGGCCGGCTGATCATCCAGGACCTGGACTCCCTGGACGTGGTGGCCGAGCCGCTGCTCCCCCACCCGCGCTGCCCGCGCTGCGGCGGGACGCAGGACGCCGCCCCGGACGCCCGGGGTGCGGACGCCGCGGTCCGGGGCGGGTTCACCGACCTGGGCACCGACCGGCCCGCGGCCCCGGCCCGGCCGGCACCGAACGACCCGGCCGGGGACGGCCGCCCGCCCGCCGACGGCGCCGCCGAGGAGGACGCCGCCCGGGCCGCGCTGGCCGAACTCGACGAACGGGCCGTGCTGGTCCGGCCGAACGCCGGGGTCTTCACCGCCTACGCGGACGACGGGTGGAACCAGACCCCGCTGAAGATCGGCACGGTGGCGCTCTCCGTCGGCCACGGCGCTCCCCGCGAGATCTCCGCCTTCGACGTGCACCATGTCGCGGGCGCCCGGCTCCGCGCCCTGTACCGGGCCGCCGAGGTCTACGCCGAGCACGTGGTGCCGCCGGCCGGACGGGTGACGCCCGAGGAGGCCCTGGCCGGGGCGGCGGACCGGCCGCTGGTGGACCCGCGGTCGCTGGGCATCGGCGCGGGCACCGGGGCCGGCGCCGCCGACGTCCCGCTCTGGGCCGGGGCCGGCTCGCTGCTGACCGGCGGTCAGGTGCTCGTCCCCGCCGGCGCCCTGCGCACCTTCGGCCCCTACAACCGGGACCGGGCCTTCGAGGCGACCTGCGCCGGGACGGGTGCGGCCGGCACACCCGCCGCGGCGACGGCGCGCGGGCTGCTCTCCGCGCTGGCCCACGACGCCCTGCGCCGGACGCTGCGCGGCGCACCAGCCGCCCGGGTCGACCCGGGTCTGTTCCAGGACGACCCCGAACTCGTCTTCCTGGCCCGCTCGGCGAAGAACCTCGGCCTGGAGCTCGAACTGCTGGAACTCGGCGCCGGCCCCGAGCAGTTGGTACCGGTGGTGCTGGCCCGGGCCACCGACCCGGGCACCGGGCGGGACAGCTGGGCGGTCGGCAGCGGACCGCGACTGCGCGGCGCGGCCCTGGAGGCGGCCCGGGACCTGCTCGGCCGGGTGCAGCTCGGCCGCGACACCGCGGGCCCCGCGGCCGGCCGACCGGCCGCCGAACACCCCGACACCGGCGACCCGATGCTGCGCGAACTGGCCACCGCCACGCTGCCGGTGGGTACCGGGGCACCGAGCGACCCGGCCGCCGTCCGTACCCTGCCGGAGGTCACGGCCCGGCTGCGGGCCCTCGGCCGGGACGCGCTGGTGGCCCCGGTCGCCGCCGCCGACCTGCGGGCCGGCCGGATCGCGGTCGCCCGGGTGCTGCTCACGGACGGGCCGACCGGTGCTCGGTGA